A single window of Chitinophaga sp. XS-30 DNA harbors:
- a CDS encoding DUF1835 domain-containing protein: MILHIVFGQSSAANLKAAFELDPQMEGEILCFEDDLAVGPLFILDTPEGRSGRRDWWNMMQEVPQPVLAEGEEQAAPEDPVRSLKGRLREEEELEAWIWAGQNACDVCGYYWLISQLDRFSGRIHLIYLNNLPFLNEKNAVFYPTHLHQILPKEFLKAKKLAREVSLAEFELDGEEWRRMMNENAGVRMLEGGKKIRGEAASYYDKDLLQQLTKEFQKAHKVIALAIGKFKYPVMDQYLSWRLKELIREGKVESRGELKTMRDFEVKLPGGGETPPAAENE; encoded by the coding sequence ATGATATTGCATATTGTATTCGGGCAATCATCCGCAGCTAACCTCAAAGCAGCGTTTGAACTGGACCCGCAAATGGAAGGAGAGATATTGTGTTTCGAAGACGACCTGGCCGTAGGCCCGCTGTTCATCCTGGATACGCCGGAAGGGCGCAGCGGCCGGCGGGACTGGTGGAACATGATGCAGGAAGTGCCGCAGCCGGTGCTCGCTGAAGGCGAAGAACAGGCCGCACCGGAAGATCCCGTACGTTCCCTGAAAGGAAGGCTGCGGGAAGAAGAAGAGCTGGAAGCCTGGATATGGGCAGGGCAGAATGCCTGCGATGTGTGCGGATATTACTGGCTGATCAGTCAGCTGGACCGCTTCTCCGGCCGCATTCACCTCATCTACCTCAACAATCTTCCGTTCCTTAATGAAAAAAATGCGGTGTTCTATCCCACACATCTGCACCAGATATTACCGAAGGAATTCCTGAAGGCCAAAAAGCTGGCGCGTGAGGTATCCCTAGCCGAGTTTGAGCTGGATGGTGAAGAGTGGCGGCGGATGATGAACGAGAACGCCGGCGTGAGAATGCTGGAAGGCGGTAAGAAGATCAGAGGCGAAGCCGCATCTTATTATGATAAGGACCTGCTGCAGCAGCTCACAAAGGAATTCCAGAAAGCGCATAAAGTGATCGCGCTGGCCATCGGCAAATTCAAATACCCGGTGATGGACCAGTACCTTTCCTGGCGGTTGAAGGAACTCATACGGGAAGGAAAGGTGGAAAGCAGGGGAGAACTGAAAACAATGCGGGATTTTGAAGTAAAGCTGCCGGGCGGCGGGGAAACCCCACCCGCGGCAGAAAATGAATAG
- a CDS encoding DNA gyrase/topoisomerase IV subunit A: MSNINGSPDESLHSTEHVDEKYKDWFLDYASYVILERAVPGVEDGLKPVQRRIMHAMKEMDDGRFNKVANVIGQTMQYHPHGDASISDAIVNLGQKDLLIETQGNWGDVRTGDDAAAARYIEARLSKFALEVAFNAKTTQWQLSYDGRKNEPLFLPMKFPLLLAQGAEGIAVGLSTKILPHNFQELIDASIKHLRGKKFELYPDFITGGMIDVAGYNDGRRGGKVRVRAHIEEKDKKTLLIKDVPYGVTTTGLMESIVKANDNGKIRIKKVVDNTAKDVEIEVQLAPGISPDITIDALYAFTDCEVSISPNVCVIVEDKPRFIGASDLLRYATDYTKELLKKELEIKLAELEEKWHYTSLEKIFFEKGIYKELEQKHKDWEAVLAAIDKGFDPYKKQLKRAIAREDILKLTEKPVRRIYRLDINELAEQIKGIDADIKQVKHDLANLVDFTISYYEGLLKKYGKGRERKTEIKTFDTIQVQQVAIANTKLYVNKADGFIGTSLKKDEFVADCSDLDNIIIFRRDGKMLVTKVADKTFVGKDIIHVDIFRKGDERMTYNMVYVDAKTGYSLAKRFNVTGITRDKEYDLTKGEKNSKVHYFSANPNGEAEVVSVRLSPNCAAKKKEFDFYFETIPIKGRSSMGNVVTKYPIRSVKFKEKGVSTLSGIKIWYDDTVGRLNTEQRGLFVGSFEGEDKILVFYKNGTYELTNYELTNRYESNDAVYIEKFNPERIVTAIYYDADKKQFNVKRFKIETQTLNNKFLFIKEGADNYLELVTTQAEPVVLVKTGKKRDPQEEEIALHETIEVTGWRTVGNKIAGDDFISAELLTEDEEAEPEEDGNLQGELF, from the coding sequence ATGAGCAATATAAACGGATCACCAGACGAATCGCTGCACAGCACAGAGCATGTGGATGAGAAGTACAAGGACTGGTTCCTGGACTATGCCTCCTACGTTATTCTTGAGCGCGCGGTGCCGGGAGTGGAAGACGGGCTGAAACCCGTACAGCGCCGTATCATGCATGCCATGAAAGAAATGGACGACGGCCGCTTTAACAAGGTCGCTAACGTGATCGGGCAAACGATGCAGTACCACCCGCATGGCGATGCTTCCATCAGCGATGCGATCGTAAACCTGGGGCAAAAGGACCTGCTGATAGAGACCCAGGGCAACTGGGGCGATGTGCGTACGGGCGATGATGCCGCAGCCGCGCGTTATATAGAGGCGCGCCTGTCGAAATTCGCACTGGAAGTAGCTTTTAACGCAAAGACCACACAGTGGCAGCTCAGCTACGACGGCCGCAAGAACGAACCGCTCTTTCTGCCCATGAAGTTCCCGCTGCTGCTGGCACAGGGAGCGGAAGGCATTGCCGTAGGGCTCAGCACCAAAATATTGCCGCATAACTTCCAGGAACTCATAGACGCGTCCATCAAACACCTGCGCGGAAAGAAATTCGAATTGTATCCCGACTTTATAACCGGAGGCATGATCGATGTGGCCGGTTACAACGACGGCCGCCGCGGTGGAAAAGTGCGGGTGCGGGCCCACATCGAGGAAAAAGATAAAAAGACCCTGCTGATCAAAGACGTGCCATATGGCGTCACCACTACCGGCCTGATGGAATCCATCGTCAAAGCCAATGACAACGGCAAGATCAGGATCAAAAAAGTAGTGGACAATACGGCGAAGGATGTAGAGATAGAAGTGCAGCTGGCGCCCGGTATTTCGCCGGACATCACTATTGACGCCCTCTATGCCTTTACGGACTGTGAAGTGTCCATTTCCCCGAATGTCTGCGTGATCGTAGAGGACAAGCCCCGTTTCATCGGCGCCTCCGATCTGCTGAGATACGCCACCGACTACACGAAAGAGCTCCTGAAAAAAGAGCTGGAGATCAAGCTGGCGGAACTGGAGGAAAAATGGCATTACACCTCGCTGGAAAAGATCTTCTTCGAAAAAGGGATATACAAGGAGCTGGAACAGAAGCATAAGGACTGGGAAGCAGTGCTGGCGGCGATCGATAAGGGATTCGACCCTTACAAGAAACAGCTGAAAAGAGCCATCGCCCGGGAAGATATCCTGAAACTCACGGAGAAGCCCGTACGCCGTATCTACCGGCTCGATATCAATGAACTGGCGGAACAGATCAAGGGTATTGATGCCGATATCAAACAGGTAAAACACGACCTCGCCAACCTGGTGGACTTTACCATCAGCTATTACGAAGGCCTGCTGAAGAAATACGGCAAAGGCCGCGAGCGCAAAACAGAGATCAAGACCTTCGACACCATCCAGGTGCAGCAAGTAGCCATTGCCAATACCAAACTTTATGTAAACAAGGCGGACGGCTTCATCGGAACTTCCCTGAAAAAGGACGAGTTCGTAGCCGATTGCTCCGATCTGGACAATATCATCATCTTCCGCCGCGATGGCAAAATGCTGGTGACCAAGGTGGCAGACAAGACCTTTGTAGGCAAAGACATCATTCATGTGGACATCTTCCGCAAAGGTGATGAGCGCATGACCTATAATATGGTCTATGTGGATGCCAAGACCGGTTACAGTCTCGCTAAACGCTTTAACGTTACCGGTATCACGCGGGATAAGGAATATGATCTGACAAAAGGGGAGAAGAATTCCAAAGTGCATTATTTCTCCGCCAATCCCAATGGAGAGGCCGAAGTAGTGTCTGTGCGCCTCAGCCCGAACTGTGCCGCCAAGAAAAAGGAATTTGATTTCTATTTCGAGACCATCCCGATAAAAGGCCGCAGCTCCATGGGGAATGTGGTAACGAAGTACCCCATCCGCAGTGTGAAATTCAAGGAAAAGGGCGTGTCCACCCTGTCCGGCATCAAAATATGGTACGATGATACGGTAGGCAGGCTGAACACGGAACAGCGCGGCCTGTTCGTCGGCAGCTTTGAAGGAGAGGATAAAATACTGGTGTTCTATAAGAACGGTACTTACGAACTGACCAATTATGAGCTGACGAACCGCTACGAATCCAACGATGCCGTATATATCGAGAAATTCAACCCTGAACGGATCGTGACCGCCATCTATTACGATGCGGATAAAAAGCAGTTCAATGTGAAACGTTTCAAAATTGAAACGCAAACGCTGAATAACAAGTTCCTCTTCATCAAAGAAGGCGCGGATAATTACCTGGAGCTGGTGACCACACAGGCGGAACCTGTGGTGTTAGTCAAAACCGGGAAGAAACGCGATCCGCAGGAGGAAGAGATCGCGCTGCATGAAACGATTGAAGTGACCGGCTGGAGAACAGTGGGGAACAAGATCGCAGGGGATGATTTCATCAGTGCCGAACTGTTGACGGAAGATGAGGAAGCGGAGCCGGAAGAAGACGGGAACTTGCAGGGAGAACTGTTTTAG
- a CDS encoding dihydroorotase gives MHILLKSARIVAPLSPLHGQIQDILITDGVIADISDSITAKDAQVIQGDNLHVSAGWMDVFAHFCDPGQEYKEDLGSGTEAAAKGGFTAVMIVPNTQPALHTKTQIEYVLSKTRYGAVNVLPIGAISKNLEGASLAEMYEMRQTGALAFSDGLKPVQSSGILLKALQYVKAFSGTIIQIPDDTSISGHGLMHEGIYSTQLGMPGKPAIAEEIMLRRDIELAKYTDSSIHFTGVSTRQSIELIAAAKAQGLKVTCSVTPYHLLFTEADLMTYDSFLKVNPPLRSQDDVDALRDAVRSGTVDCIATHHQPQDWDAKQVEFEYAKHGMIGLESCFGALRTAMPDLSLERLTELLGAAPRHIFGLPAITLEKGAPANLTCFEPDAEYTFSDKDIASKSRNTPFLGKTLKGRAIAVINNKQVHRS, from the coding sequence ATGCACATTTTACTCAAAAGCGCCAGGATTGTAGCACCTCTCTCCCCCCTTCACGGGCAAATTCAGGATATTCTCATCACGGACGGCGTCATTGCCGATATTTCCGACAGCATCACGGCCAAAGATGCGCAGGTCATCCAGGGTGATAACCTGCACGTTTCCGCCGGATGGATGGACGTTTTTGCCCATTTTTGCGACCCGGGGCAGGAATACAAGGAAGATCTTGGCAGCGGTACCGAAGCAGCCGCAAAAGGGGGCTTCACGGCGGTCATGATCGTACCGAACACCCAACCTGCACTGCATACCAAAACGCAGATCGAATATGTGCTGAGCAAAACCCGCTACGGCGCAGTGAACGTACTGCCCATCGGCGCCATCAGCAAAAACCTGGAAGGCGCCTCCCTGGCGGAGATGTACGAAATGCGGCAGACCGGCGCCCTGGCTTTCTCTGACGGCCTCAAACCGGTGCAGTCTTCCGGCATCCTGCTCAAAGCACTCCAATATGTAAAAGCTTTTTCCGGCACCATCATACAAATACCGGATGATACCAGCATCTCCGGCCATGGCCTCATGCATGAAGGGATATATTCCACCCAGCTGGGCATGCCGGGCAAACCGGCCATCGCCGAGGAGATCATGCTGCGGCGGGATATTGAACTCGCCAAATACACGGATTCCAGCATTCACTTCACCGGCGTCAGCACCCGACAAAGCATCGAGCTGATCGCCGCCGCCAAGGCACAGGGACTCAAAGTGACCTGCTCCGTTACACCTTATCACCTGCTGTTCACCGAAGCGGACCTGATGACGTACGACAGCTTTCTCAAAGTGAACCCTCCCCTGAGAAGTCAGGATGATGTGGATGCACTGCGCGATGCGGTCAGGAGCGGTACGGTGGATTGTATCGCCACCCATCACCAGCCGCAGGACTGGGATGCCAAACAGGTGGAATTCGAATATGCAAAACATGGCATGATAGGCCTGGAAAGCTGCTTCGGCGCTTTACGCACCGCCATGCCGGACCTGAGCCTCGAAAGACTGACGGAACTGCTCGGCGCCGCTCCCAGGCACATCTTCGGCCTCCCCGCCATCACCCTGGAAAAAGGCGCACCGGCCAACCTGACCTGTTTTGAACCGGATGCGGAATACACTTTTTCAGACAAGGATATCGCTTCCAAAAGCCGGAACACGCCTTTCCTGGGCAAAACACTCAAAGGCAGGGCCATCGCCGTCATCAATAACAAACAAGTGCATCGTTCATGA
- a CDS encoding toprim domain-containing protein translates to MNEEYTGKAKEDMATRQKETTIFITEGDSASGSITKSRNVETQAVFSLRGKPLNCYGLTKKVVYENEEFNLLQHALNIEEGLEGLRYNNIVIATDADVDGMHIRLLMLTFFLQFFPDLVKNGHIYILETPLFRVRNKQQTIYCYSEEEKQKAVKKLGSKPEITRFKGLGEISPDEFGQFIGEDMRKAPIIPSLDMPVAKLLEYYMGKNTQQRQDFIINNLRYEKDLTEAPAES, encoded by the coding sequence ATGAATGAGGAATACACGGGAAAAGCGAAGGAAGATATGGCCACCCGGCAGAAGGAAACGACCATCTTCATCACGGAAGGGGATTCCGCAAGCGGTTCCATCACCAAATCCCGCAATGTGGAAACGCAAGCGGTATTCAGCCTCCGTGGAAAACCGCTGAACTGTTACGGTCTCACCAAAAAAGTGGTGTACGAGAATGAAGAGTTCAACCTGCTGCAGCATGCCCTCAATATTGAAGAAGGACTGGAAGGTCTCCGGTACAACAATATCGTGATTGCCACCGATGCGGATGTGGACGGGATGCATATCCGCCTGCTGATGCTCACCTTCTTCCTGCAATTCTTCCCGGACCTCGTGAAGAATGGCCATATTTATATCCTCGAAACGCCCTTATTCCGGGTGCGCAACAAACAGCAGACCATCTACTGTTACAGCGAAGAGGAAAAACAGAAAGCAGTGAAAAAGCTGGGCAGCAAACCGGAAATTACCCGGTTCAAAGGATTGGGAGAGATATCGCCGGACGAATTCGGGCAGTTCATCGGAGAAGATATGCGCAAGGCGCCGATCATTCCTTCGCTGGACATGCCGGTAGCCAAGCTGCTGGAATATTATATGGGCAAGAACACGCAGCAGCGGCAGGATTTTATCATCAATAACCTGCGGTACGAAAAAGACCTGACCGAAGCGCCCGCGGAAAGCTGA
- a CDS encoding ATP-binding protein, which produces MADNKDLFNAYTEDSIRSLDWREHIRLRPGMYIGKLGDGSSMDDGIYILIKEVVDNCIDEHMMGFGKQIDIKVSEHSVTVRDFGRGIPLGKVVDVVSKINTGAKYDSKAFQKSVGLNGVGTKAVNALSSYFKVSSFREGKAKVAEFERGILLKEHKEVPTSEPNGTLVTFTPDDTVFKNYHFIPDFLENQIWNYCFLNAGLTISFNGQKYISKNGLLDLLQRKTNPDDLRYPIIHLRGEDIEVAITHENQYGEEYYSFVNGQHTTQGGTHLGAFREAFVKTIRDFYKKDYEATDIRASICAAIAVRVQEPVFESQTKTKLGSLAVTEGGQSMKAFVLEFLSKQLDDYLHKNTAVADALKKRIEQSEREKKRAGRH; this is translated from the coding sequence ATGGCGGATAACAAAGACCTTTTCAATGCCTATACCGAAGATTCCATCCGTTCGCTGGACTGGCGGGAGCATATCCGGCTGCGTCCGGGCATGTACATCGGCAAGCTGGGGGATGGCAGCAGTATGGACGACGGTATCTATATACTGATCAAGGAGGTGGTGGATAACTGCATCGATGAGCATATGATGGGTTTCGGAAAACAGATCGATATCAAAGTATCCGAGCACAGCGTGACGGTGCGGGACTTTGGCCGGGGCATTCCGCTGGGCAAGGTGGTGGATGTGGTGAGCAAGATCAACACCGGCGCGAAATACGACAGTAAAGCCTTCCAGAAGTCGGTAGGGTTGAACGGTGTGGGTACCAAGGCGGTGAACGCCCTTTCCAGCTATTTCAAGGTAAGCTCCTTCCGGGAGGGCAAGGCAAAAGTGGCCGAGTTCGAACGGGGAATATTGTTAAAAGAGCATAAAGAGGTACCCACCAGCGAGCCCAACGGCACCCTGGTCACCTTTACCCCGGACGATACCGTTTTCAAGAACTATCACTTTATTCCGGACTTCCTGGAGAACCAGATCTGGAACTATTGTTTCCTGAACGCCGGGCTGACGATCAGCTTCAACGGCCAGAAGTATATTTCCAAAAACGGGTTGCTGGACCTTTTGCAGCGCAAAACCAATCCTGACGACCTGCGTTACCCGATCATCCACCTCAGGGGAGAAGATATAGAGGTGGCCATTACCCACGAGAACCAGTACGGAGAAGAATATTATTCCTTCGTGAACGGCCAGCATACCACTCAGGGCGGCACCCATCTGGGCGCTTTCCGGGAAGCCTTCGTGAAAACCATAAGGGACTTCTATAAAAAAGACTATGAGGCTACGGACATCAGGGCCTCTATCTGTGCGGCAATTGCCGTGCGGGTGCAGGAACCGGTGTTTGAGAGCCAGACCAAGACCAAACTCGGCTCTCTCGCCGTAACCGAAGGTGGGCAGTCCATGAAAGCCTTTGTGCTGGAATTCCTGTCCAAACAGCTGGATGACTACCTGCACAAGAACACGGCGGTGGCGGATGCGCTGAAGAAACGCATCGAACAAAGCGAGCGGGAAAAGAAAAGAGCTGGCCGGCATTAA
- a CDS encoding glycosyltransferase yields the protein MTALLHKKIVIIGPAHPLRGGLAAFNERLARELIAQGNDVSLHTFSYQYPGFLFPGKTQYADSPAPADLHISRTVHSLNPLNWRKTGKAIAREKPDIVIIAYWLPFMAPSLGSIARFIRKNGATKIIGLVHNLFPHEKRPGDAMLTGYFVKQCHAFITLSREVEADIRKLTDKPVVYAPHPVYDHFGDAIPTLSAKQHLAWDANKKHLLFFGFIRRYKGLDLLLEALADERIKAIKNLELVVAGEFYEDKQQYTTMITRLGLQDRVKIYSDFIPDNEVKYYFSAADLVVQPYRTATQSGISQMAYHFEKPMLVTAVGGLPEIVPDGKAGYVAAPQPDAIADNILRFLAQPEGVFTTFIREQKTLYSWAYFTSRLGTVAQ from the coding sequence ATGACCGCGCTGCTGCATAAAAAGATCGTGATCATAGGCCCGGCCCATCCCTTACGGGGCGGGCTGGCTGCTTTTAATGAACGCCTCGCCCGTGAACTGATCGCGCAGGGCAACGACGTCAGCCTGCACACCTTTTCCTATCAATACCCCGGCTTCCTGTTCCCGGGCAAAACGCAATATGCTGACAGTCCCGCACCGGCGGACCTGCACATCAGCAGAACCGTGCATTCCCTCAACCCGCTCAACTGGCGCAAAACAGGCAAAGCCATCGCCCGGGAAAAACCGGATATCGTCATCATCGCCTACTGGCTGCCATTCATGGCGCCCAGCCTGGGCAGCATCGCCCGGTTCATCCGCAAAAACGGCGCAACAAAGATCATCGGCCTGGTCCATAACCTCTTCCCGCACGAAAAACGCCCGGGAGACGCCATGCTTACCGGCTATTTCGTGAAACAATGCCATGCCTTCATCACCCTCAGCCGCGAAGTGGAAGCAGACATCCGCAAACTCACCGATAAACCTGTTGTCTACGCCCCGCACCCGGTCTATGACCATTTCGGGGATGCGATTCCCACTCTCAGTGCCAAACAGCACCTCGCCTGGGACGCCAACAAAAAACATTTGCTCTTCTTCGGCTTCATACGCCGCTACAAAGGGCTGGACCTCCTGCTGGAAGCTCTCGCGGATGAAAGGATCAAAGCCATAAAGAACCTGGAACTGGTGGTAGCCGGGGAGTTTTATGAGGACAAACAGCAATACACCACAATGATCACCCGCCTCGGGCTGCAGGACAGGGTGAAGATCTATTCCGACTTCATCCCCGATAATGAGGTGAAATACTATTTTTCCGCGGCGGACCTGGTGGTGCAACCCTACCGGACCGCCACACAAAGCGGCATCTCCCAGATGGCCTATCATTTTGAAAAGCCGATGCTGGTCACTGCCGTGGGCGGACTGCCCGAGATCGTGCCGGATGGAAAGGCGGGATATGTGGCCGCACCTCAACCGGATGCCATCGCAGACAATATCCTGCGCTTTCTCGCACAACCGGAAGGCGTTTTCACTACCTTTATCCGGGAACAGAAAACGCTGTACTCCTGGGCCTATTTTACATCAAGGCTGGGCACAGTTGCACAATAA
- a CDS encoding DUF4199 family protein: MKTKNHIWFGLLAAGLIIVLFLIQYFNNIPFGHAAFKWAPIGIIVTMVILSAFRYGRLFEAPSFGELFSNGFRTTAVTVVIFAIFFVVFVQLFPEYKDKFVAEVVAAGPNAASTADREKDIAMLKDNLIVSALAGSLINYLIPGMLAALLGAALVKKK; this comes from the coding sequence ATGAAAACCAAAAACCATATCTGGTTCGGGCTGTTGGCGGCTGGCCTGATCATCGTGCTGTTCCTGATCCAGTATTTTAACAATATCCCGTTCGGCCATGCGGCTTTCAAATGGGCGCCGATCGGCATCATCGTAACCATGGTGATCCTCTCCGCTTTCCGGTATGGCAGATTGTTCGAAGCGCCTTCTTTCGGAGAGCTTTTCAGCAACGGATTCAGAACAACAGCGGTAACTGTCGTAATTTTTGCTATCTTTTTTGTCGTATTCGTACAGCTGTTCCCGGAATACAAGGACAAATTCGTTGCCGAAGTGGTGGCTGCCGGCCCGAATGCCGCATCCACTGCCGATCGTGAGAAGGATATTGCAATGCTGAAAGACAATCTCATTGTATCCGCCCTCGCCGGTTCCCTGATCAATTACCTGATCCCCGGCATGCTGGCGGCCTTGCTGGGCGCTGCGCTGGTAAAAAAGAAATAA
- a CDS encoding glycosyltransferase family 2 protein, translating to MNNLDISVIVPLKNEEESLPELAAWIARVMEENKYMYEVWMVDDGSTDLSWDVIRRLSVENPCIKGIKFQRNYGKSAALNEGFRKAQGNVVITMDADLQDSPDEIPGLYNMIMQDGYDLVSGWKKVRYDNTLTKNIPSKLFNWATVKMSGIKLHDFNCGLKSYRKKVVKTIEVYGEMHRYIPVLAKWSGFRKIGEKVVEHRKRKYGTTKFGLERFVNGFLDLASIMFVGKFGKRPMHFFGALGSLFFLSGFVISAYLTFAKFFYLQYKMTERPIFFLALLLLIIGSQLFLTGFLAEMVARNAPERNSYLVEEILENPNR from the coding sequence ATGAATAACCTGGACATATCCGTTATCGTTCCCTTAAAAAACGAAGAAGAATCACTGCCGGAACTGGCGGCCTGGATCGCCCGCGTCATGGAGGAAAACAAGTACATGTATGAAGTGTGGATGGTGGACGATGGCAGTACCGACCTCTCCTGGGACGTGATCCGCCGGCTTTCCGTTGAAAACCCCTGCATCAAAGGCATCAAATTCCAGCGCAACTACGGCAAATCCGCTGCCCTCAATGAAGGTTTCCGCAAAGCCCAGGGCAATGTGGTCATCACCATGGACGCAGACCTGCAGGACAGTCCCGATGAGATTCCCGGCCTCTACAATATGATCATGCAAGACGGGTATGACCTCGTCAGCGGATGGAAGAAAGTGCGGTACGACAATACCCTCACCAAGAATATCCCCTCCAAGCTCTTTAACTGGGCCACCGTAAAAATGAGCGGCATCAAGCTGCACGACTTCAACTGCGGTCTCAAATCCTACCGTAAAAAAGTGGTGAAAACCATTGAAGTGTACGGCGAAATGCACCGCTACATTCCCGTGCTGGCCAAGTGGAGCGGTTTCCGGAAGATCGGGGAAAAAGTGGTGGAACACCGCAAACGCAAATACGGCACAACCAAGTTTGGGCTGGAACGCTTTGTGAACGGTTTTCTGGACCTGGCTTCCATTATGTTCGTCGGCAAATTCGGGAAAAGGCCGATGCATTTCTTCGGCGCACTGGGCTCCCTGTTCTTCCTGTCGGGTTTCGTCATCTCGGCCTATCTTACTTTCGCGAAATTTTTCTACCTGCAATACAAAATGACAGAGCGCCCGATATTTTTTCTGGCCCTCCTGCTGCTCATCATCGGTTCCCAGCTGTTCCTGACCGGTTTTCTGGCGGAAATGGTGGCCCGTAATGCACCGGAGCGCAATTCCTATCTCGTGGAAGAAATACTGGAAAATCCAAACAGATGA